The sequence ACTTGGAAGCGTTGCGGATTCAACGCGAGCTTTCTAAAGCGGTGGCGATTTTCGCAGGTAAAACCCCCCATCCTCAAAACCTCGTCGTCGGCGGAGTGACGAGCGTCGCCGATATGCTCAACCCTCAACGGCTGAACGACTTCTTGTTCATTATCAAAGAGGTACGGGACTTTATCGAACGTGCTTATATCCCCGATACTCTGATGCTCGTTAATGCTTACCGCGATTCAATAAAAGCGGGAGAAGGGCGTACGGTCGGAAATTTTATGTGCTGCGGCGGATACCGATTCGGAAAAGACCGGCATCTGTTTGAGAGCGGTGTGATCAAAGGGCACAATTTCGAGAGTATCGAGCCGTTTGATGCGGCTAAAATCACCGAAGAAGCCTCTCGCTCATGGTATGAGAACGATGCACCGCTCTCTCCGTATGATGGGGAGACGACACCGTTTTATACCGATCTCAATGAAGATGGTTCGCTTAAAACCGAGGGGAAATACACGTGGGTGAAAGCGCCGAGATATGATGGCAATGTCATGGAAGTGGGACCGCTGGCGCGGATGATCGTCGGGTATGCAAAACACTCTCCCGTCATTCGCCCTTATATGGAGCGGTTTATGAAACGTTCCGAGATGGAGCTGATCGATTTTTCGACAACGGTGGGACGAAATGCGGCGCGTGCGATAGAAGCACAGATCTGCTGTGATTATCTTTTCGATACGATGAGTGATTTGATCGAGAATATCAAATACTATGATGAGACGACATGGACGAAATATGTGTTCGAAGAGTTGCCTCAAGAGGCAAAAGGGGCGGGGATTTTCGAAGTACCGCGCGGGGTACTGGGACATTTCGTCCGGATAGAGGATGCTAAAATCGCCAACTATCAGGCGGTCGTTCCGACGACGTGGAATGCTTCTCCCAAAGGTGCGAAAGAGGGACGCGGAGCGTATGAGGAGTCGTTGATCGGCATAAAACTCTCGAATCCTTCCGCTCCGCTTGAAGTGTTGCGTGCGGTTCATTCGTTCGATCCGTGTTTGGCATGTGCCGTTCATGTGATCGATGCAACGGGACGGGAATTGTCACATTATAAAATTCTGAATTAGTATTCGCTATAATTATGAAAACGAATGCGTTCTACCTCTGTTGAGGGGAGGGCAGGTAACGGACTTGATTCCGTTACGATTCGAAATCATAAACGGTAGGAATAGAAAATTTGGCACGATTAACGAAAGAAGAACGTAAAGTTTCCATCATGACGAAAGCGTTGGAGCTCTTTTCCAAAGAGGGGTTTTATCAAACTACAATGCCCTCTATCGCTGAAAAAATCGGAATGAGTGTCGGGAATCTTTATAACTACTTTACCTCGAAAGAGATGTTGGCTAAAGATTTGATCCTTTATATCGCCAATATTTTGGGGGAAGAGATTCGGAAAATCAATGAAAGCCCTCTTAGTACAAAAGAAAAAGTCGAAGCGATTGTCCATATGTATTTTAAAATCGCACAAGAGCGTCCTGAAACGATCGAGTACTTTTTACGGGTCTATCTCTCCAATCGCGAAGTATTTCAGAACTGTTGCGAAGGGA is a genomic window of Sulfuricurvum sp. containing:
- a CDS encoding nickel-dependent hydrogenase large subunit, which translates into the protein MSKKIIIDPITRIEGHLRIEVEIDENNIVTEAWASGQLFRGIETILRGRDPRDSGLIAQRICGVCTNVHYRASISAVEAAYGIEIPHNAEIIRNLVTLSLFVQDHIVHYYHLHSLDFVDITGALAADCTKAAKDAEKWSDHPYRNSDGHLEAIKEKLEGFVNAGRLGLFANGYWGHDAYRLSPEENLVHMNHYLEALRIQRELSKAVAIFAGKTPHPQNLVVGGVTSVADMLNPQRLNDFLFIIKEVRDFIERAYIPDTLMLVNAYRDSIKAGEGRTVGNFMCCGGYRFGKDRHLFESGVIKGHNFESIEPFDAAKITEEASRSWYENDAPLSPYDGETTPFYTDLNEDGSLKTEGKYTWVKAPRYDGNVMEVGPLARMIVGYAKHSPVIRPYMERFMKRSEMELIDFSTTVGRNAARAIEAQICCDYLFDTMSDLIENIKYYDETTWTKYVFEELPQEAKGAGIFEVPRGVLGHFVRIEDAKIANYQAVVPTTWNASPKGAKEGRGAYEESLIGIKLSNPSAPLEVLRAVHSFDPCLACAVHVIDATGRELSHYKILN
- a CDS encoding TetR/AcrR family transcriptional regulator — encoded protein: MARLTKEERKVSIMTKALELFSKEGFYQTTMPSIAEKIGMSVGNLYNYFTSKEMLAKDLILYIANILGEEIRKINESPLSTKEKVEAIVHMYFKIAQERPETIEYFLRVYLSNREVFQNCCEGMICVSAFVTELMIFFEEGVRSGELKDQDFFSAFGLFMGYLGGMVFINGEKILPKPLESYEASISDNIYNALKSR